A single region of the Vicia villosa cultivar HV-30 ecotype Madison, WI linkage group LG4, Vvil1.0, whole genome shotgun sequence genome encodes:
- the LOC131597167 gene encoding uncharacterized protein LOC131597167, with protein sequence MEYLHRCIQGLEVQPKFSYHPRCKKLNITNVSFADDILLFTRGDTTSVQILMKKIENFSMATGLKAHPEKCHIYFWGVPSHIQMEILKNTGFTEGALPFKYLGIPLDSKKLYSHHFRPIMDKLVVKIKHWITRLLSYAGRRQLINSTLFAITAYWMQIFTFPKIVVKQIEMICGNFLWCGMNGVSKKAPIAWENLCKPVFAGGLNIVSLHVWNKATIGKLLWNIHIKEDKLWKRWLDTYFLKKQDIVLWLPRNNISWTVRKFLKARDIIKAIDSWNDDITHGKYKTAAKPFRRIRTGCLEENPLQ encoded by the coding sequence ATGGAGTACTTGCATCGATGCATACAAGGTTTGGAAGTTCAACCTAAATTTAGCTATCATCCTCGTTGCAAAAAGCTGAATATTACTAATGTTAGCTTTGCGGATGATATCCTTCTATTCACTAGAGGGGACACCACCTCTGTTCAGATCTTGATGAAGAAAATTGAAAATTTCTCCATGGCTACAGGTCTAAAAGCGCACCCTGAAAAATGTCACATCTATTTTTGGGGTGTTCCGAGCCATATTCAGATGGAAATCTTGAAGAACACAGGTTTTACGGAAGGAGCGTTACCGTTTAAATACCTTGGTATCCCTCTTGACAGCAAGAAGCTTTATAGTCACCATTTCAGACCCATTATGGATAAACTCGTTGTGAAGATAAAGCATTGGATAACCCGTTTATTGAGTTATGCAGGCCGTAGGCAACTGATAAACAGCACTCTGTTCGCCATTACAGCCTACTGGATGCAAATTTTTACCTTCCCTAAGATTGTTGTCAAACAGATCGAGATGATTTGTGGGAATTTTTTATGGTGTGGAATGAATGGTGTGAGCAAGAAGGCTCCCATTGCTTGGGAGAACTTATGTAAACCGGTCTTTGCAGGTGGACTTAACATTGTGTCATTGCACGTGTGGAATAAAGCCACAATTGGGAAACTGCTTTGGAACATCCATATCAAGGAGGACAAACTGTGGAAACGTTGGTTAGATACATATTTCCTCAAGAAACAAGACATTGTTCTATGGCTGCCAAGGAATAACATCTCATGGACTGTGCGAAAATTTTTGAAAGCTCGTGATATTATTAAAGCAATTGACAGTTGGAACGACGACATCACACATGGTAAGTATAAAACAGCAGCCAAACCTTTTAGGAGAATCCGTACAGGTTGCTTGGAAGAAAACCCTCTTCAATAA